One segment of bacterium DNA contains the following:
- a CDS encoding AAA family ATPase: protein MAVLRLGKVELVGFKSFARESAIDFERPVTAIVGPNGSGKSNILDAVLFAFGEQSPTRLRTGRMDDLIFGGAGEAKRQNFTSVKLTFVPHFQPGLTFRKRGGLFGDPGESLPSGNGKEFGNGNGGNGRFHVDGPVTLERRLYRDGVSEYVLNGETVRMKDVDEFFGRFGLGRGSVISINQGEVEKKILANPQEMRMWLVSACGIGMLIDQKRRTEEKLSETSKNLARLADLVSGVRDRVTALESEMRDANAYTDLTARLSALRTESLRRELAECFEELEKNNATAGEIRDRMNALAGDAKKAEVEADAAEEAVEAARAKVEACVDALHAAERAAGDAAAEAGRIDVEAKMLSDRIASIEADSELLAREIASGEARAAALSESADAAEAKLAKLSKALEEAALALNAAQETLTAERAKFETAQGARIEAERHAVELRNRLEAAKGAKERIDASIERRRRERSATESSLSEVRGKRAEYERERETASANAEEAGKRAAEAVEKLSAARENYSETQKERDGVRDALSGVEARLASLQALENEAEGFAPGKRALLTDAELRNAVGGVRDLWHGLAFPDEIAGAVYLVLSGFEDAVEVGNLAAGCETLAKFHREGIGKARLIETVRDETVPPRPDWWPDGVRRFYDFVTAGNGRLARMYRETGEVAIVETLSEANQILGMEMRIAKAVLADGSVMVGRGEAVGGAPSSGSRVLSRRKAIEELAGEAARLKVDWAAVEGAVEGAQSAVDAVLAEMEAAERDRARWLRELAVVEEKLSGLSARERELSLTLETITLELSEAEREAGNISAEVVKRDDEYAAASDELDRIAAEYEACAASLKAAENSALIARDDFARASEERRAAGITLEHSREQAKEIASRISDAKARLDAAAERKSELEARAVKLGVQREDALAKLGSLEGTRKTAEDSLAEARSALDVARARSEDARERAKAAAENAERFERDFGKFEVARGRLLYRYHDLWKRWEEETGTRRAPDADEPVDETAGLPPELLAIVDEALLLSHAWAESEGIAIWGKKTVSVPKGDEGGGYADEADYSEVELCEDGEVRFREKITFDAPDCGDGEPCSAGDDADDGGENPAQMEIADAPEILISQWEERGIPRPPKPAASADALEKLGRGKLRDAISDIELEIRKLGNVNLLAPEHWRVESQRLAFFLSQQNDLQSALEKLRALLADLDRRTLEKYQRRSARIAQRFNEYFVFLFGGGSVELKFTEPEDVLASGVEVMVTLPGERRQALRALSGGERSLVFLALFLAAHSMGESGFCIMDEVDAALDDANILRLGRLIDHIAGGTQFILVTHNKRTMELADALVGVVGRPKGVSTIIPVDLAKAQKYAEKA, encoded by the coding sequence TTGGCGGTACTCAGGCTTGGCAAGGTGGAGCTTGTGGGATTCAAGTCGTTCGCGCGCGAAAGCGCGATCGACTTCGAGCGGCCGGTCACGGCGATAGTCGGCCCGAACGGAAGCGGCAAGTCCAACATTCTCGACGCCGTCCTGTTCGCGTTCGGCGAGCAGTCTCCCACAAGGCTGCGCACGGGGCGGATGGACGACCTGATTTTCGGCGGCGCGGGCGAGGCGAAACGTCAGAATTTCACGAGCGTCAAGCTCACTTTCGTTCCCCATTTCCAACCCGGCCTGACTTTCCGCAAGCGCGGCGGGCTTTTCGGCGATCCGGGCGAATCGCTGCCTTCGGGCAACGGCAAGGAATTCGGCAACGGGAACGGCGGCAACGGCCGCTTTCACGTGGACGGGCCGGTTACGCTGGAAAGGCGGCTATACCGCGATGGTGTTTCGGAATACGTCCTGAACGGCGAGACCGTCCGGATGAAGGACGTGGACGAGTTCTTCGGGCGCTTTGGCCTCGGGCGCGGCTCGGTAATTTCCATCAACCAGGGCGAAGTGGAAAAGAAAATTCTGGCAAATCCGCAGGAGATGCGGATGTGGCTCGTTTCCGCGTGCGGAATCGGAATGCTCATCGACCAGAAACGGCGCACCGAAGAGAAGCTTTCGGAAACTTCGAAAAATCTTGCCAGGCTAGCGGACCTTGTTTCCGGAGTGCGGGATCGTGTGACCGCTCTCGAATCCGAAATGAGGGACGCGAACGCTTACACGGATCTAACCGCAAGGCTTTCCGCGCTGCGTACGGAGAGCCTGCGCCGCGAACTTGCCGAGTGCTTCGAAGAACTTGAAAAGAACAACGCAACCGCCGGCGAAATCCGCGACAGGATGAACGCTCTTGCGGGCGACGCCAAGAAGGCGGAGGTTGAGGCGGACGCGGCGGAGGAAGCGGTCGAGGCCGCGCGCGCGAAAGTCGAAGCCTGCGTCGATGCGCTGCACGCGGCGGAGCGCGCCGCGGGTGATGCCGCGGCGGAAGCCGGGCGGATTGACGTCGAAGCGAAGATGCTTTCGGACCGGATCGCCTCGATAGAAGCGGATTCGGAATTGCTTGCGCGCGAAATCGCATCGGGGGAGGCGCGCGCGGCCGCGCTTTCTGAAAGCGCGGACGCGGCTGAAGCAAAGCTGGCAAAGCTGTCCAAAGCGTTGGAAGAAGCGGCGCTTGCTCTGAACGCCGCGCAGGAAACCTTGACCGCGGAGCGCGCGAAGTTTGAAACCGCGCAGGGCGCGCGCATCGAAGCGGAAAGGCACGCGGTCGAGCTGCGCAACAGGCTGGAGGCGGCGAAGGGCGCGAAGGAGCGCATTGACGCTTCGATAGAGCGCAGGCGGCGCGAACGATCCGCAACCGAATCGTCGCTCTCCGAAGTCAGGGGAAAGCGAGCCGAATACGAACGGGAGCGCGAAACCGCGTCCGCGAACGCGGAGGAAGCGGGAAAACGCGCGGCCGAAGCCGTCGAAAAACTGTCCGCGGCGCGCGAGAATTACTCGGAAACCCAAAAAGAACGCGACGGCGTGCGCGACGCGCTTTCGGGCGTGGAAGCGCGGCTTGCGAGCCTCCAAGCGCTTGAAAACGAGGCCGAAGGGTTCGCTCCCGGCAAGCGCGCGCTTCTGACCGATGCGGAGCTGCGCAACGCGGTCGGGGGGGTGCGCGACCTGTGGCACGGCCTCGCGTTTCCGGATGAAATCGCGGGCGCGGTATACCTCGTGCTTTCCGGATTCGAGGACGCTGTCGAGGTGGGCAATCTCGCGGCGGGATGCGAAACGCTTGCTAAGTTCCACCGTGAAGGCATAGGCAAAGCGCGCCTGATTGAAACGGTGCGCGACGAAACGGTGCCGCCCCGGCCGGATTGGTGGCCCGATGGCGTGCGCAGATTCTACGATTTCGTCACCGCGGGCAACGGCAGGCTGGCGCGGATGTACCGTGAAACCGGCGAGGTCGCGATCGTCGAGACGCTTTCCGAGGCGAATCAAATTCTTGGGATGGAAATGCGAATCGCGAAAGCCGTGCTCGCGGACGGCTCGGTTATGGTGGGCCGCGGCGAGGCAGTGGGAGGCGCGCCGTCTTCCGGCAGCCGCGTTCTATCCCGACGGAAAGCCATTGAGGAACTGGCGGGAGAGGCGGCGAGGCTAAAGGTGGACTGGGCGGCCGTCGAGGGCGCTGTCGAGGGAGCGCAGAGCGCGGTCGACGCGGTGCTGGCGGAGATGGAAGCAGCGGAGCGCGACCGCGCGCGGTGGCTTCGCGAGCTTGCGGTAGTCGAGGAAAAATTATCCGGGCTTTCCGCACGCGAGCGGGAGCTTTCGCTTACTCTTGAAACCATTACGCTTGAGCTGTCCGAAGCAGAGCGCGAGGCGGGGAATATTTCCGCCGAGGTGGTGAAGCGAGATGACGAGTACGCGGCCGCATCCGACGAGCTGGACCGGATTGCGGCTGAATACGAGGCCTGCGCTGCATCGCTGAAAGCGGCGGAAAACTCGGCCTTAATCGCGCGGGACGATTTCGCGCGCGCATCGGAGGAGCGGCGCGCGGCGGGAATCACGCTGGAGCATTCCCGCGAGCAGGCGAAAGAAATAGCGTCGCGGATTTCGGATGCAAAGGCGCGGCTCGACGCCGCGGCGGAGCGCAAATCCGAACTCGAGGCGCGCGCGGTAAAACTCGGCGTGCAGCGCGAGGACGCGCTTGCCAAGCTCGGCTCATTAGAAGGAACGCGCAAAACCGCGGAGGACTCGCTTGCGGAAGCGCGGAGCGCACTTGATGTTGCCCGCGCCCGGTCCGAGGACGCGCGCGAGCGCGCCAAGGCCGCGGCGGAAAACGCGGAGCGCTTCGAGCGCGATTTCGGCAAGTTCGAGGTCGCCCGCGGGCGGCTGCTTTACCGCTACCACGATCTCTGGAAGCGCTGGGAAGAAGAAACCGGTACGCGGCGCGCGCCGGACGCCGACGAGCCGGTTGACGAAACCGCAGGGCTGCCGCCGGAGCTTCTGGCGATAGTGGACGAGGCGCTGCTGCTTTCGCACGCTTGGGCGGAAAGCGAGGGCATCGCAATTTGGGGAAAGAAAACGGTATCCGTTCCCAAAGGAGATGAGGGGGGGGGGTACGCCGACGAAGCGGATTATTCCGAAGTCGAGCTTTGCGAAGACGGCGAGGTGCGGTTCCGCGAAAAGATAACCTTCGATGCTCCGGATTGCGGCGACGGCGAACCCTGCAGCGCCGGAGACGACGCCGATGATGGAGGCGAAAATCCTGCGCAGATGGAAATCGCCGATGCCCCCGAAATACTCATCTCCCAGTGGGAGGAGCGCGGCATTCCGCGGCCGCCAAAGCCTGCGGCGAGCGCGGACGCGCTGGAAAAGCTCGGTCGCGGCAAACTGCGCGACGCGATTTCCGACATAGAGCTCGAAATCCGCAAGCTGGGCAACGTGAACCTGCTCGCGCCGGAACACTGGAGAGTCGAGTCCCAGCGGCTGGCGTTTTTCCTTTCGCAACAAAACGACCTGCAGTCGGCGCTTGAAAAGCTGCGCGCTCTTTTGGCCGACCTGGACCGCAGGACGCTCGAAAAGTACCAGCGCCGGTCGGCGCGCATAGCCCAGCGTTTCAACGAATATTTCGTCTTTCTTTTCGGAGGAGGATCGGTTGAGCTCAAGTTCACCGAGCCGGAGGACGTACTGGCATCCGGCGTGGAAGTTATGGTCACGCTCCCCGGCGAGCGGCGCCAGGCGCTGCGCGCTCTATCGGGGGGGGAGCGAAGCCTTGTCTTCCTCGCGCTGTTCCTCGCCGCGCATTCGATGGGCGAAAGCGGATTCTGCATAATGGACGAGGTGGACGCGGCGCTCGACGACGCCAACATCCTGCGATTGGGCCGCCTGATCGATCACATCGCGGGGGGCACGCAGTTTATTTTGGTCACGCACAACAAGCGGACGATGGAGCTTGCGGACGCGCTTGTCGGAGTCGTGGGCAGGCCCAAAGGCGTTTCGACAATAATCCCGGTGGACCTGGCGAAAGCGCAGAAATACGCAGAGAAAGCGTGA
- a CDS encoding ABC transporter ATP-binding protein gives MLVDSLTKRFDKVTAVDNVSFAVPEGEFFGFLGPNGAGKSTTIKVLVGILGAEYSKITIAGRDLRRDPIGVKSSIGVMLEDPHLYDRLTAREYLQFMGRMYGLEGRETDARTEELLDLMDLGEAADKMIVDYSTGMRKKTVLAAAMIHKPRVLFLDEPFNGIDPIASRKIKDVMARLVRGGATVFFSSHVMELVEKLCTSVGIIHRGKLMFHAPMEEIRAGGRSLEDVFVELVGGAHVGTEELSWID, from the coding sequence GTGCTTGTGGACTCGCTCACGAAGCGGTTCGACAAGGTGACCGCTGTTGACAATGTGAGCTTCGCGGTTCCGGAAGGGGAATTTTTCGGATTCCTGGGGCCGAACGGCGCGGGCAAGTCCACGACGATAAAGGTACTTGTCGGAATACTCGGTGCGGAATACTCGAAAATTACGATTGCCGGGCGCGACCTGCGCCGGGATCCGATCGGAGTGAAGTCGAGTATCGGCGTGATGCTTGAAGATCCGCATCTGTACGACAGGCTTACCGCGCGCGAGTACCTGCAATTCATGGGAAGGATGTACGGCCTTGAAGGGCGCGAGACCGACGCGCGCACCGAAGAGCTGCTCGACCTTATGGATCTGGGCGAGGCGGCGGACAAGATGATCGTGGACTACTCCACGGGGATGCGAAAAAAAACGGTTCTTGCGGCGGCGATGATCCACAAGCCGCGCGTCCTGTTCCTGGACGAGCCGTTCAACGGAATCGACCCGATCGCGTCGCGCAAAATTAAAGACGTGATGGCGCGGTTGGTGCGGGGGGGGGCCACCGTATTCTTTTCATCCCACGTGATGGAGCTCGTCGAAAAACTCTGCACGTCGGTCGGGATTATCCACCGGGGAAAGCTGATGTTCCACGCGCCGATGGAGGAGATACGCGCTGGCGGGCGCTCGCTGGAAGACGTGTTCGTGGAGCTTGTCGGCGGCGCGCATGTCGGCACCGAGGAGCTTTCGTGGATAGACTAG